In the Victivallis sp. Marseille-Q1083 genome, one interval contains:
- a CDS encoding HD domain-containing protein yields the protein MGNHTKKIAGLPLQAGIIDIGAHSVRLEIFQIRRDGAVEVLESLTRPVNLGYDSFRRGIISSKNINLLCAILQDFAERLREYDIRYCRTVATSAIREAFNRDLVIDRVLLSSGLHVEVLENQEETRLIYLAMKEELQQAGLFESLHSLAFAIGTGSLILMYFEQRQLKFSESITLGSVRWFDEYGRAALSPEKISELLESLDIRRRLEENAGLPPEALLTLIGMGAGVRTLVDLEPVGEKVNDLVRIKPGQMRQLLQRAVKWLPEELVERHQLPDYLAMSIAPSGCIIDYFLKELNCKDLLFSEITTRQALLAGLIREREAEKLPFLADLLSSAENVGRKYCFDAEHGRGTMEIALRFFDKLRHRYGMTERMRIALQIAALLHDVGRFIDSHQHHRHSYYLLSNIQLPGISERERNVIALVARYHHKSAPKASHPEFMALTAEEKVVTVKLAAILRLADALDRINREKFRLMKLSLSGDELRVRVAGVSIELGWEDFYLAKKGDLFQEVFGLTVRMEEELGK from the coding sequence ATGGGAAATCATACTAAAAAAATTGCCGGCCTGCCGTTGCAGGCCGGTATCATCGATATCGGCGCCCATTCGGTGCGGTTGGAAATTTTTCAGATTCGCCGCGATGGCGCGGTGGAAGTGTTGGAAAGCTTGACCCGGCCGGTCAATCTCGGGTACGACTCTTTTCGCCGCGGCATCATTTCGTCGAAAAATATTAACCTGCTCTGTGCGATTCTGCAGGATTTCGCCGAGCGGCTGCGGGAGTACGACATCCGTTATTGCCGGACGGTGGCGACCAGCGCGATCCGGGAAGCGTTCAATCGCGACTTGGTCATCGACCGGGTGCTGTTGAGCAGCGGACTGCACGTCGAGGTGCTGGAAAACCAGGAAGAGACCCGCTTGATTTATCTGGCGATGAAAGAGGAGCTGCAGCAGGCCGGCCTGTTTGAGTCATTGCATTCGCTGGCGTTTGCGATCGGCACCGGCTCGTTGATTCTGATGTACTTCGAACAGCGGCAACTGAAATTCAGCGAAAGCATCACGCTGGGCAGTGTCCGCTGGTTCGATGAATACGGCCGGGCGGCGCTCAGCCCGGAGAAGATCAGCGAACTGCTGGAATCGCTGGATATCCGGCGGCGCCTGGAGGAGAATGCCGGTCTGCCGCCGGAGGCGCTGCTGACTTTGATCGGCATGGGCGCCGGGGTGCGGACGCTGGTAGATCTGGAGCCGGTCGGCGAAAAAGTCAACGACCTGGTCCGGATCAAGCCGGGGCAAATGCGCCAACTGCTGCAGCGGGCGGTCAAATGGCTGCCGGAAGAGCTGGTGGAGCGTCATCAATTGCCGGATTATCTGGCGATGAGCATCGCGCCGAGCGGCTGCATTATCGACTATTTTTTGAAGGAATTGAACTGCAAGGATCTGCTGTTTTCCGAGATCACTACCCGGCAGGCGCTGCTGGCCGGCTTGATCCGGGAGCGGGAAGCCGAGAAACTGCCGTTTCTGGCCGATTTGCTGTCGTCGGCCGAAAATGTCGGCCGGAAGTATTGTTTCGATGCGGAGCACGGCCGGGGTACGATGGAAATCGCCTTGCGCTTTTTCGATAAATTGCGTCATCGCTACGGCATGACCGAACGCATGCGCATCGCCTTGCAGATTGCCGCGCTGCTGCACGATGTCGGGCGTTTCATCGATTCGCATCAGCATCACCGGCACTCCTATTATTTGCTGAGCAACATTCAGTTGCCCGGCATCAGCGAACGGGAGCGCAATGTCATTGCGCTGGTGGCCCGCTACCACCACAAATCGGCGCCGAAAGCCTCCCATCCGGAGTTCATGGCGCTGACGGCGGAAGAGAAAGTCGTCACCGTGAAGCTGGCGGCGATCCTGCGGCTGGCCGATGCGCTGGATCGGATCAACCGGGAGAAGTTCCGCCTGATGAAACTCTCCTTGAGCGGCGATGAATTGCGCGTCCGGGTGGCCGGGGTGAGCATCGAGTTGGGATGGGAAGATTTTTATCTGGCCAAGAAAGGCGATCTGTTTCAGGAGGTATTCGGCCTGACGGTAAGGATGGAGGAGGAACTGGGTAAATGA
- a CDS encoding electron transfer flavoprotein subunit beta/FixA family protein, with product MRIIVPIKQVPETKAVKLDETTGTVIRQGVETIVNPLDLYAVEAALTLKSRCGGSITAVTMGPPQAAKALKEVLSMGVDDAVLISDRAFAGSDTWATGTILARAIRTLGHFDLILCGERATDGDTGQVGPELAAALGLPAATYVSAIGRLADNQAVVTRLLERGREELLLDLPALLTVVKEIGEPRLPTLNGKLRAKAAAIPVLNQQQLQLPEEYIGLKGSPTRVVKIFRPPLTRRCTLLRAGDSKQLNRHVAALRQFLQTRELI from the coding sequence ATGCGGATTATCGTACCAATCAAACAGGTGCCGGAAACCAAAGCAGTCAAACTGGACGAGACGACCGGCACCGTCATCCGGCAGGGTGTCGAAACGATCGTCAACCCGCTCGATCTCTATGCGGTCGAAGCGGCCTTAACGCTGAAAAGCCGCTGCGGCGGCAGCATCACCGCCGTCACGATGGGCCCGCCCCAGGCCGCCAAAGCACTGAAAGAGGTGTTGTCGATGGGCGTCGACGACGCCGTCTTGATCAGCGACCGCGCGTTTGCCGGCTCCGACACCTGGGCGACCGGCACAATCCTGGCCCGGGCAATCCGGACGCTGGGGCATTTCGACTTGATCCTGTGCGGCGAACGCGCCACCGACGGCGACACCGGCCAGGTCGGTCCGGAGCTGGCCGCCGCTCTCGGGCTGCCGGCGGCCACTTACGTCAGCGCCATCGGGCGCCTCGCCGACAATCAGGCCGTCGTCACCCGACTGCTGGAACGCGGCCGGGAAGAGCTGCTGCTCGATCTGCCGGCGCTGCTGACGGTCGTCAAGGAAATCGGCGAACCGCGCTTGCCGACCCTGAACGGCAAATTACGGGCCAAAGCCGCCGCCATTCCGGTCCTGAACCAGCAGCAATTGCAGCTGCCCGAGGAATATATCGGCCTGAAAGGTTCCCCCACCCGGGTGGTCAAGATCTTCCGGCCGCCGTTGACGCGCCGCTGCACGCTGCTGCGGGCCGGCGATTCGAAACAATTGAACCGGCATGTCGCCGCGTTGCGGCAGTTTCTGCAAACCCGGGAGTTGATCTGA
- a CDS encoding electron transfer flavoprotein subunit alpha/FixB family protein: MSNNDIWILAEQQDDALQSISFELLNRATALVRDGSVNAIVLGHHFDDAELNRLIACGADRVVAVEDQLLQSFLLDPYVAALNGVLDEFEPAILLAGATTLGRTLLPYIAMRRHTGLTADCTRLELEPDSGLLLQTRPAIGGNIMATIQCPVHRPQMATIRPHSTRPAEPQPGRTGVIERRRLPAAAQACRMRQLSYTPNREELTLQDADKVIVVGRGIKKAENLALIFQLAEILGAAVGATRDVVDRGWLSYPHQVGLSGKTIMPKLYLGVGVSGAIQHLAGMQTAETIVAVNSDPEAQIFKVADFGIVGNLFEALPLLAEELKAGKKS; encoded by the coding sequence ATGTCAAACAACGATATTTGGATTCTGGCCGAACAGCAGGACGATGCGCTGCAGAGCATCTCTTTCGAATTGCTGAACCGGGCAACGGCGCTGGTCCGGGATGGTTCGGTCAACGCCATCGTCCTGGGACATCATTTCGACGACGCCGAACTGAACCGCCTGATCGCCTGCGGCGCAGACCGGGTGGTCGCCGTCGAGGACCAATTGCTGCAATCCTTCCTGCTCGATCCCTATGTCGCCGCATTGAACGGCGTCCTCGACGAATTCGAGCCGGCCATCCTGCTGGCCGGCGCCACGACGCTGGGCCGGACTTTGCTGCCCTATATCGCCATGCGCCGGCACACCGGCTTGACCGCCGACTGCACCCGGCTTGAATTGGAGCCGGATTCCGGTCTCCTGCTGCAAACCCGGCCGGCGATCGGCGGCAATATCATGGCGACGATCCAATGTCCGGTCCACCGGCCGCAAATGGCCACCATCCGGCCCCATTCCACCCGGCCGGCCGAACCGCAGCCGGGCCGCACCGGCGTCATCGAGCGCCGCAGGCTGCCTGCCGCCGCCCAGGCCTGCCGGATGCGGCAGTTGAGTTACACGCCGAACCGCGAGGAGCTCACGCTGCAGGACGCCGACAAAGTCATCGTCGTCGGCCGCGGCATCAAAAAAGCGGAAAATCTGGCGCTGATCTTTCAACTGGCGGAAATCCTCGGCGCGGCGGTCGGCGCCACCCGGGACGTCGTCGACCGCGGCTGGCTCTCCTATCCGCACCAGGTCGGCCTGAGCGGCAAGACCATCATGCCCAAACTTTACCTCGGCGTCGGCGTTTCCGGCGCCATTCAGCACCTGGCCGGCATGCAGACCGCCGAAACCATCGTTGCGGTGAACAGCGACCCGGAGGCGCAAATTTTCAAAGTGGCCGATTTCGGCATCGTCGGCAATTTATTCGAAGCGCTGCCGCTGCTGGCCGAAGAATTGAAAGCGGGGAAAAAATCATGA
- a CDS encoding FAD-linked oxidase C-terminal domain-containing protein — translation MAYRPVTPAVANALADIVGAPFVFYDDPERLEAFSHDEVPGLGHRRRPEAAVRPGSAAEIAAIVKLANRERIPVTPRGAGSGLSGGAVPVHGGIVIATDRLNRILEIDRDNLTVTVEPGVVANDINEALSDSGLFYAGYPMSLETCFIGGNLAENAGGGKAIKYGVTSRYVLGLEVVTPTGDLVMLGGKLQKDVTGYNLLQLMIGSEGTLGIFTKAILKLIPRPRYQVDLLCLFPGSTTAIQTVPALLTASGITPTSIEYMDRKAIQASCDYLNESIPYENCGAMLLISIDGIDEAQLEHDYEIIGKFCQEHGAGEIYVADNPSTSERIWKIRRNIAEAYNVRFKRQSCEDIVVPPAAIAAIVQAIDAIGEKYQVSIPCYGHAGDGNLHCTVCGREEWSEAEFEARLREILAEIYAETVRFGGKISGEHGIGSKRIGYMASTVRPEYLTLMRTIKQALDPNHIMNPGKIFELT, via the coding sequence ATGGCATATCGCCCGGTTACACCGGCCGTCGCCAACGCGCTCGCCGATATCGTCGGCGCGCCTTTTGTATTCTACGACGATCCGGAACGGCTGGAAGCCTTTTCCCACGACGAAGTGCCGGGCCTCGGTCATCGCCGCCGGCCGGAGGCGGCAGTGCGGCCGGGTTCCGCGGCGGAAATCGCCGCCATCGTCAAACTGGCCAACCGGGAACGGATTCCGGTCACGCCGCGCGGCGCCGGCAGCGGCCTTTCCGGCGGCGCGGTGCCGGTTCACGGCGGCATCGTCATCGCCACCGACCGTCTCAACCGGATTCTGGAGATCGACCGCGACAACCTGACCGTCACGGTCGAACCCGGCGTGGTCGCCAACGATATCAACGAAGCGCTTTCCGACAGCGGCTTGTTTTACGCCGGCTATCCGATGAGCCTGGAGACCTGTTTCATCGGCGGCAACCTGGCCGAAAACGCCGGCGGCGGCAAAGCGATCAAATACGGCGTCACCAGCCGTTACGTGCTCGGCCTAGAAGTCGTCACCCCGACCGGCGATCTCGTCATGCTCGGCGGCAAATTGCAGAAAGACGTCACCGGGTACAATCTGCTGCAACTGATGATCGGCTCGGAAGGTACGCTCGGCATCTTCACCAAGGCGATTCTCAAATTGATTCCGCGTCCCCGCTACCAGGTCGACCTGCTCTGCCTGTTTCCGGGCAGCACGACCGCCATCCAGACCGTGCCGGCGCTGCTGACCGCCAGCGGCATCACGCCGACTTCGATCGAATACATGGACCGCAAAGCCATCCAGGCCTCCTGCGATTATCTCAACGAATCCATTCCGTATGAAAATTGCGGCGCCATGCTGCTGATCTCCATCGACGGCATCGACGAAGCACAGCTCGAACACGATTACGAAATTATCGGCAAATTCTGCCAGGAGCACGGCGCCGGTGAAATTTACGTCGCCGACAATCCTTCGACGTCGGAACGGATCTGGAAAATCCGCCGGAACATCGCCGAAGCGTACAACGTCCGTTTCAAACGGCAGAGCTGCGAAGATATCGTCGTGCCGCCGGCCGCCATCGCCGCCATCGTGCAGGCCATCGACGCCATCGGCGAAAAATACCAGGTTTCCATTCCCTGCTACGGCCATGCCGGCGACGGCAACCTGCACTGCACCGTCTGCGGCCGCGAGGAGTGGAGCGAAGCGGAATTCGAAGCCAGGCTCCGGGAGATTCTAGCGGAAATTTATGCCGAAACCGTCCGTTTCGGCGGCAAAATCTCCGGTGAACACGGCATCGGCAGCAAGCGAATCGGTTACATGGCCTCCACCGTCCGGCCGGAATATCTGACGCTGATGCGCACCATCAAACAGGCATTGGACCCGAACCACATCATGAACCCCGGCAAAATCTTCGAGCTGACATGA
- a CDS encoding flavin reductase family protein yields MKTPSSPANRFRKVVWPGSTQLAPVPPVLVACAGPDGGRPNLLTIAWTGILCSRPPMLSIAVRPERYSYPLLEASGEFSVNLPTPQLAKAVDWCGVVSGRDHDKFRESGLTPLPASRIQAPIVAECVVALECRIVQKLTPGIHHLFLAEIVAVQVSEHLIASDGKLQIDRDGLLAYAHGHYYELGRCLGHFGFSVRRKAGPLIRQ; encoded by the coding sequence ATGAAGACGCCGTCTTCTCCGGCAAACCGTTTCCGGAAAGTAGTCTGGCCGGGCAGCACCCAACTGGCGCCGGTTCCGCCGGTGCTGGTGGCCTGCGCCGGCCCGGACGGCGGCCGGCCGAATCTGCTGACAATCGCCTGGACCGGCATCCTCTGCAGCCGGCCGCCGATGCTCTCCATCGCGGTCCGGCCGGAACGCTACAGTTACCCGCTGCTGGAAGCCAGCGGCGAGTTTTCCGTCAATCTGCCGACTCCGCAACTGGCCAAAGCGGTCGACTGGTGCGGCGTGGTCTCCGGCCGTGATCATGACAAATTCCGGGAAAGCGGCCTGACGCCGCTGCCGGCCAGCCGGATCCAGGCGCCGATCGTCGCCGAATGCGTCGTCGCGCTGGAGTGCCGGATCGTCCAGAAGCTGACGCCCGGCATCCATCACCTGTTCCTGGCCGAAATCGTCGCGGTACAGGTTTCGGAGCACCTGATCGCCTCCGACGGCAAATTGCAGATCGACCGCGACGGGTTGTTGGCTTATGCGCACGGCCATTATTATGAACTGGGCAGATGCCTCGGCCATTTCGGTTTTTCGGTCCGGCGCAAAGCCGGACCGCTCATCCGGCAGTAA
- a CDS encoding acyl-[ACP]--phospholipid O-acyltransferase, giving the protein MSVELFGRRRFLPLFLTQFQGAFNDNFLKFAMILLVTFGVSSRNGSGEDTVFTSLAAALFILPYFLFSAFAGQLADKIDRARLTHYVKLFEVLLMAAAAAGLYFHWFNWLLGVLFLMGMQSTFFSPLKYSLLPQQLQDDELLAGNSFIASGTMLAVLLGTLCSVVVRQEHGELIVGGILVGLAGLGYYTSLWIPPAPAPVPALKLNYNLFYETGQILRSCYRQKVVFRCILGSSAFWLIGTIYTAQLSIFCRDYLHGGEGVVALFLTLFSVGVTCGAVLCNRLLKGVIQTTFVPLGALGMALFSFLLFAAATRLQVAPGPEDNGLYALSWFPEQFWFWRIAFYFFMLAVSAGLFLIPLDSLMQNRAEKKELARVIAGNNIVNSAFMAGGCLVVAGCTMLFGVSLATIFLLVAIFALVTAFYVCQLLPDALLRSLMRALLGAWFRVKVEGFEHFERAGSRVLLIANHQSLLDGVLIAAFMPEKLTFAINTEMARKWWVRPLAAMVDAYPVDPTSPLAARSLIQELRRDRKVMIFPEGRITVTGGLMKVYDGPGLIADKSGAMILPIRIDGAQHSLFSYLRHKVRTRLAPQITLTILPPRRFAVSPELTGRARRHAVSDGIYQIMTGMLYQCAAKKEHLFNALLRSERENGRHLPIAEDIQRKVLSMRQLINRSYLLGQLIARELPEERYIGLMLPNSLAAVIGFFGMQSADKVPALINFTSGPAMIEAGCRAVGIRTIVTAHKFIEQANYARLTADLTAKGIRLLYLEELTVGRTGTKLAGLCRSWFRRKARNDPDTPAAVLFTSGSEGTPKAVVLSHHNLQANRQQVLNVVAITRNDRLFNCLPMFHSFGLGMGTVMPILSGIRTFFYPSPLHYRIVAALSYDTNATILFGTDTFLSGYGRVAHPYDFFNVRFAMCGAEKLREATYRLWMDKFGVRICEGYGATEASPVISANTPMYYRYGTVGRPMPGLECRLEPVPGVTEGGRLFIRGENVMLGYMLAEQPGVLQPPPDGWYDTGDIVSIDADGFLKICGRAKRFAKIGGEMVSLGAVENLVMHCYPGAAHAVVAVDDPVKGEQLVLVTEAVAAAASTLVGYFRENGLSELWAPRKILVVKEVPRLGSGKVDYPAVRRLAGEAG; this is encoded by the coding sequence ATGAGTGTGGAGTTGTTTGGTCGTCGCCGGTTCCTGCCGTTGTTCCTGACCCAGTTTCAGGGAGCGTTCAATGATAATTTCCTGAAATTCGCGATGATTTTACTGGTGACCTTCGGCGTGTCGTCCCGTAACGGCAGCGGGGAGGATACGGTATTCACCAGTTTGGCCGCGGCGTTGTTCATCCTGCCTTATTTTCTCTTTTCCGCTTTCGCCGGGCAGTTGGCCGATAAAATTGACCGGGCCAGGTTGACCCATTACGTCAAACTTTTCGAAGTGCTGCTGATGGCGGCGGCGGCGGCGGGATTGTATTTCCACTGGTTCAACTGGCTGCTGGGCGTGCTGTTTCTGATGGGGATGCAGTCGACTTTTTTCAGTCCGCTGAAATATTCGCTGTTGCCGCAGCAGTTGCAGGATGATGAATTGCTGGCCGGCAACAGTTTCATCGCTTCCGGGACGATGCTGGCGGTGCTGCTGGGAACGCTGTGCAGTGTCGTCGTCCGGCAGGAGCATGGGGAATTGATCGTTGGCGGCATCCTGGTCGGTTTGGCCGGTTTGGGCTATTATACCAGTTTGTGGATTCCTCCGGCGCCGGCGCCGGTGCCGGCGTTGAAATTGAATTACAATTTATTTTATGAAACCGGACAGATCCTGCGCAGCTGCTACCGGCAGAAGGTGGTGTTCCGCTGCATCCTGGGCAGCTCGGCTTTCTGGTTGATCGGGACGATCTATACGGCTCAGTTGAGTATTTTCTGCCGGGATTATCTGCACGGCGGCGAAGGGGTGGTCGCCTTGTTCCTGACTTTGTTCTCCGTCGGCGTGACCTGCGGCGCGGTATTGTGCAACCGGCTGCTGAAGGGGGTGATCCAAACGACTTTCGTGCCGCTTGGTGCGTTGGGCATGGCGCTTTTTTCTTTTTTGCTTTTCGCGGCGGCGACCCGGCTGCAGGTGGCGCCGGGGCCGGAGGACAACGGCCTTTACGCGCTTTCCTGGTTTCCGGAGCAATTCTGGTTCTGGCGGATTGCCTTTTATTTCTTTATGCTGGCGGTATCGGCCGGCTTGTTTTTAATCCCGTTGGATTCGCTGATGCAGAACCGGGCGGAAAAAAAGGAATTGGCGCGGGTCATCGCCGGCAACAATATCGTCAATTCCGCCTTTATGGCCGGCGGCTGTCTGGTGGTGGCCGGCTGTACGATGTTGTTCGGCGTGTCATTGGCGACGATTTTTCTGCTGGTGGCGATTTTCGCCCTGGTGACGGCATTTTACGTCTGCCAGTTGCTGCCGGATGCGCTGCTGCGTTCGCTGATGCGGGCTTTGCTGGGGGCCTGGTTCCGGGTGAAAGTGGAAGGCTTTGAACATTTCGAACGGGCCGGCAGCCGGGTGCTGCTGATCGCCAACCATCAATCCTTGCTGGATGGCGTGTTGATTGCGGCGTTCATGCCGGAAAAGCTGACGTTTGCGATCAATACGGAGATGGCCAGGAAATGGTGGGTCCGGCCGCTGGCGGCGATGGTCGACGCCTATCCGGTCGATCCGACCAGTCCGCTGGCGGCGCGGTCGCTGATCCAAGAATTGCGTCGGGACCGGAAGGTGATGATTTTTCCGGAAGGGCGCATCACCGTCACCGGCGGCCTGATGAAAGTTTACGACGGGCCGGGGCTGATTGCCGACAAGTCCGGTGCGATGATTTTGCCGATTCGCATCGACGGCGCCCAGCATTCGCTGTTTTCCTATCTGCGCCACAAAGTACGCACCCGCCTGGCGCCGCAGATCACGTTGACGATTCTGCCGCCGCGCCGTTTTGCGGTGTCGCCGGAATTGACCGGCCGGGCCAGGCGGCATGCCGTCTCGGACGGGATTTACCAGATCATGACCGGCATGCTTTACCAGTGCGCCGCCAAAAAGGAACATCTGTTCAATGCGCTGCTGCGCTCCGAACGTGAGAACGGGCGCCATTTGCCGATCGCCGAGGATATTCAACGCAAGGTGCTTTCGATGCGCCAGTTGATCAATCGGAGTTATCTGCTCGGGCAACTGATCGCCCGGGAATTGCCGGAAGAGCGCTATATCGGACTGATGCTGCCGAATTCGCTGGCGGCGGTGATCGGATTTTTCGGCATGCAGTCGGCCGATAAAGTGCCGGCCTTGATCAATTTCACCAGCGGCCCGGCGATGATCGAAGCCGGTTGCCGGGCGGTCGGCATCCGGACGATCGTCACGGCGCACAAATTTATCGAGCAGGCCAATTATGCCCGGCTGACGGCGGATTTGACGGCGAAAGGCATCCGGCTGCTCTATCTGGAAGAGTTGACCGTCGGCCGGACCGGTACGAAACTGGCCGGGCTTTGCCGGTCGTGGTTCCGCCGGAAAGCCAGAAACGACCCGGATACGCCGGCGGCGGTGCTGTTTACTTCAGGGTCGGAAGGGACGCCGAAAGCGGTCGTCTTGAGCCATCACAATTTGCAGGCCAACCGGCAACAGGTGTTGAACGTCGTGGCGATCACCCGGAATGACCGGTTGTTCAACTGCCTGCCGATGTTTCACTCCTTCGGTCTGGGGATGGGGACGGTCATGCCGATTTTAAGCGGCATCCGGACGTTCTTCTATCCGTCGCCGCTGCATTACCGCATTGTCGCGGCGTTGAGCTACGATACCAATGCGACGATCCTTTTCGGAACGGACACTTTTCTGTCCGGTTACGGCCGGGTGGCGCATCCGTACGATTTTTTCAACGTTCGCTTCGCGATGTGCGGCGCGGAAAAATTGCGGGAAGCGACCTACCGGCTCTGGATGGATAAATTCGGCGTCCGGATCTGCGAGGGATACGGCGCGACGGAAGCCAGTCCGGTGATCAGTGCGAATACGCCGATGTATTACCGCTACGGTACGGTCGGCAGGCCGATGCCGGGATTGGAGTGCCGGCTGGAGCCGGTGCCGGGCGTCACGGAAGGCGGCCGGTTGTTCATCCGCGGCGAGAATGTCATGCTCGGCTACATGCTGGCGGAACAGCCCGGCGTTCTGCAGCCGCCGCCGGACGGCTGGTACGACACCGGCGATATCGTTTCGATCGATGCGGATGGGTTTCTGAAAATTTGCGGCCGGGCCAAACGTTTCGCCAAGATCGGCGGAGAGATGGTCTCCCTCGGTGCGGTGGAAAATCTGGTGATGCACTGTTATCCGGGGGCCGCCCACGCGGTTGTTGCGGTGGATGATCCGGTGAAAGGTGAACAGTTGGTGCTGGTCACCGAAGCGGTAGCGGCAGCGGCGTCGACGCTGGTCGGCTATTTCCGGGAAAATGGCTTGAGCGAATTGTGGGCGCCCCGAAAGATTCTGGTGGTCAAGGAGGTGCCGCGTCTGGGATCCGGCAAGGTGGATTATCCGGCGGTCAGGCGACTGGCCGGCGAAGCCGGATGA
- a CDS encoding RNA-binding protein encodes MNIYVGNLPYSITREELEQEFSTFGEVSSARIVNDRESGRSKGFGFVEMNNDDEARRAIDELNGKELGGRKAVVNEAKPREERPPRRDGGFNRGGGERRSGGFNRGGNGGGRSW; translated from the coding sequence ATGAATATCTATGTCGGTAATCTGCCGTACTCGATCACCAGAGAAGAGCTTGAGCAGGAATTCAGCACGTTCGGCGAAGTGAGTTCGGCCCGGATCGTCAACGATCGGGAATCCGGTCGTTCCAAGGGATTCGGTTTCGTGGAAATGAACAATGACGACGAAGCCAGAAGAGCGATCGACGAATTGAACGGCAAAGAGCTTGGCGGCCGCAAGGCGGTGGTCAACGAAGCCAAGCCGCGGGAAGAACGTCCGCCGCGTCGTGACGGCGGTTTCAACCGCGGCGGCGGTGAGCGTCGCAGCGGCGGTTTCAACCGCGGCGGCAACGGCGGCGGACGTTCCTGGTAA
- the gnd gene encoding decarboxylating NADP(+)-dependent phosphogluconate dehydrogenase: MDFQGDIGLIGLAVMGENLVMNLAGHHYQVAVFNRTVDKVEKFVNGRGKTPSIAGCRSLPELVRALKRPRRVMMMVRAGTAVDELIDQLLPLLEPGDVVIDGGNSHYTDTRRRTRKVEAAGLLYVGAGISGGELGALNGPSIMPGGSAAAWPLLREMFQAIAAQLPDDLPCCDWIGPDGAGHYVKMVHNGIEYADMQLIAETYEVLRKMGKLTPEAIAGVFGEWNRGALNSYLLEITAEILRKVDPVTEKPLIDVILDCAGQKGTGRWTADSALELGVPLSGIIEAVQARSLSDDKARREMSARLLPGPALRPAAVSDQWLAQVRSALYVAKIAVYAQGFQLLKRAAKEFGWPLDYGRIAGLWRGGCIIRAIFLNEITAAYRRNPELDNLLLDEFFRRAAAEGQEAWRRTAAAAALSGVAAPVLSATLNWYDGLRTAESAANLIQAQRDYFGAHTYERTDAPRGKFFHTVWSEAGGGTVSGSYDA, encoded by the coding sequence ATGGATTTCCAGGGTGATATCGGTTTGATCGGGTTGGCGGTGATGGGGGAAAACCTGGTGATGAACCTGGCCGGCCACCATTATCAGGTGGCGGTATTCAATCGCACGGTTGACAAAGTGGAAAAATTTGTCAACGGGCGCGGCAAAACCCCCTCGATTGCCGGTTGCCGGTCGTTGCCGGAACTGGTCCGGGCGCTGAAGCGGCCGCGCCGGGTGATGATGATGGTGCGGGCCGGCACGGCGGTGGATGAATTGATCGACCAGTTGCTGCCGTTGCTGGAGCCGGGGGATGTGGTCATCGACGGCGGCAACTCCCATTACACCGACACCCGGCGGCGGACTCGGAAAGTGGAGGCGGCCGGTTTGCTGTATGTCGGCGCCGGTATTTCCGGCGGTGAGCTGGGGGCGTTGAACGGTCCGTCGATCATGCCCGGCGGTTCGGCGGCGGCCTGGCCGCTGCTGCGGGAGATGTTCCAGGCGATTGCCGCCCAGTTGCCGGACGATTTGCCCTGTTGCGACTGGATCGGTCCGGATGGGGCGGGTCATTACGTCAAGATGGTTCACAACGGCATCGAATATGCCGATATGCAATTGATTGCCGAAACGTATGAAGTGCTCCGGAAAATGGGCAAGCTGACGCCGGAGGCGATCGCCGGGGTGTTCGGGGAGTGGAACCGCGGCGCGTTGAACAGCTATCTGCTGGAAATTACCGCGGAAATTCTGCGGAAAGTCGATCCGGTGACCGAAAAACCGCTGATCGACGTGATTCTGGATTGCGCCGGCCAGAAGGGAACCGGGCGGTGGACTGCCGACAGCGCGCTGGAATTGGGCGTACCGCTTTCCGGTATCATCGAGGCGGTGCAGGCGCGCAGCTTGTCGGATGACAAAGCGAGGCGGGAGATGTCGGCCCGGCTGCTGCCGGGACCGGCGCTGCGTCCGGCGGCTGTGTCGGACCAATGGCTGGCGCAGGTCCGTTCGGCGCTGTATGTCGCCAAAATTGCGGTCTACGCGCAGGGCTTCCAGTTGTTGAAGCGGGCGGCCAAAGAGTTCGGCTGGCCGTTGGATTACGGCCGGATTGCCGGCCTCTGGCGCGGCGGTTGCATTATCCGGGCCATTTTCCTCAATGAAATTACTGCGGCTTACCGGCGGAATCCGGAGTTGGACAACCTGCTGCTGGATGAATTTTTCCGGCGGGCGGCGGCGGAAGGGCAGGAAGCCTGGCGCCGGACGGCGGCGGCGGCGGCGCTGTCCGGGGTGGCGGCGCCGGTGTTGAGCGCGACGCTCAATTGGTACGACGGTTTGCGCACGGCGGAATCCGCCGCCAATCTGATTCAGGCGCAGCGCGATTATTTCGGTGCGCATACCTATGAGCGGACGGACGCGCCGCGCGGCAAATTCTTTCATACCGTCTGGTCGGAAGCGGGCGGCGGGACGGTGTCCGGCAGTTATGACGCCTGA